In a single window of the Mus musculus strain C57BL/6J chromosome 6, GRCm38.p6 C57BL/6J genome:
- the Figla gene encoding factor in the germline alpha yields MDTAPASPEPFLVTPQAEVLEELIQAQMGPLPRLAAICRLKRLPSGGYSTTDDLHLVLERRRVANAKERERIKNLNRGFAKLKALVPFLPQSRKPSKVDILKGATEYIQILGCVLEEAKVSEKQSPEEQTHSGRPSDPHVSSTRELLGNATQPTSCASGLKKEEEGPWAYAGHSEPLYSYHQSTVPETRSYFTH; encoded by the exons ATGGATACAGCACCTGCATCCCCAGAGCCCTTCCTGGTCACTCCGCAGGCtgaggtgctggaggagctgattCAGGCCCAGATGGGGCCCCTGCCCCGGCTCGCCGCCATCTGTAGGCTCAAGCGCCTGCCCTCAGGCGGCTACTCCACCACGGATGACCTGCATCTGGTGTTGGAGCGCAGGCGTGTGGCCAACGCCAAAGAGCGTGAACGG ATAAAAAATCTCAACCGTGGCTTTGCCAAGCTGAAGGCTCTGGTGCCGTTTCTACCACAGAGCAGGAAGCCCAGTAAAGTTGATATCCTTAAAGGTGCCACAGAATACATACAGATACTCGGCTGTGTTCTGGAAGAAGCGAAGGTCTCAGAG AAACAAAGCCCTGAGGAGCAGACCCACAGTGGCAGACCCTCTGACCCTCATGTGTCCTCGACTAGAGAGCTCTTGGGAAATGCTACCCAACCTACCAGCTGTGCGAGTGGcttgaagaaagaagaggaggggccTTGGGCGTATGCTGGCCATAGTGAGCCATTGTACAGCTACCATCAGAGCACAGTACCTGAGACTAGGAGTTACTTCACTCATTAG
- the Figla gene encoding factor in the germline alpha isoform X1: protein MGPLPRLAAICRLKRLPSGGYSTTDDLHLVLERRRVANAKERERIKNLNRGFAKLKALVPFLPQSRKPSKVDILKGATEYIQILGCVLEEAKVSEKQSPEEQTHSGRPSDPHVSSTRELLGNATQPTSCASGLKKEEEGPWAYAGHSEPLYSYHQSTVPETRSYFTH from the exons ATGGGGCCCCTGCCCCGGCTCGCCGCCATCTGTAGGCTCAAGCGCCTGCCCTCAGGCGGCTACTCCACCACGGATGACCTGCATCTGGTGTTGGAGCGCAGGCGTGTGGCCAACGCCAAAGAGCGTGAACGG ATAAAAAATCTCAACCGTGGCTTTGCCAAGCTGAAGGCTCTGGTGCCGTTTCTACCACAGAGCAGGAAGCCCAGTAAAGTTGATATCCTTAAAGGTGCCACAGAATACATACAGATACTCGGCTGTGTTCTGGAAGAAGCGAAGGTCTCAGAG AAACAAAGCCCTGAGGAGCAGACCCACAGTGGCAGACCCTCTGACCCTCATGTGTCCTCGACTAGAGAGCTCTTGGGAAATGCTACCCAACCTACCAGCTGTGCGAGTGGcttgaagaaagaagaggaggggccTTGGGCGTATGCTGGCCATAGTGAGCCATTGTACAGCTACCATCAGAGCACAGTACCTGAGACTAGGAGTTACTTCACTCATTAG